Proteins from a genomic interval of Clostridium cochlearium:
- a CDS encoding ABC transporter ATP-binding protein: MASLKRIFAYLKPYTFLAIMGPLFMVLEVVMDLYQPRLMQNIIDIGIANRDFTYVLKTGSLMILIAFLGLFGGVMCIIFSTKAGVNLSTDLRRDLYKKIQKFSGENIDRFQSGKLITILTNDVNSIQMAIMMMLRVVVRAPLLFIGSIVMVLTSTYELSPILLVVIPLILVVTMVLGKRVGNLFKKVQEALDRVNTSIQENLSGIRVVKAFVREDHEIEKFEKVNENLTLKNIDAMQLISILIPIVSLIINGAMIATLWIGAVNVNKGTIQIGQIMAFLNYLLQILMSLMMIGMIFIHITRAFPSMERAMEILDTEITIKDSIDAKELDNIKGEVEFKDVSYSYNRDDDLVLKNINFKVKAGSKVGIIGSTGSGKSTLVKLISRLYDVSDGEILIDGVNIKDIKLSSLRKSIGMVPQKALLFSGTIEENIKYGKEDATLDEMIKSAKAACAMEFIDKFEGGFNYELTQKATNLSGGQKQRLSITRALVRHPSILILDDSTSAVDAESEKIIKKSIGEQFSKTTTFMIASKISSIINYNMILVLDDGELVGCGTHEQLLKNCDVYKEIYLSQGGKEEQNV; this comes from the coding sequence ATGGCATCTCTAAAAAGAATATTTGCATACTTAAAGCCATATACATTTTTAGCTATTATGGGGCCACTTTTTATGGTTTTAGAAGTAGTTATGGATTTATATCAACCAAGGCTTATGCAAAATATTATAGATATAGGTATAGCTAATAGAGATTTTACCTATGTATTAAAAACAGGATCTCTTATGATATTAATTGCTTTTTTAGGTCTTTTTGGTGGTGTTATGTGTATAATATTTTCCACAAAAGCAGGAGTAAATTTATCTACAGATTTAAGAAGGGATTTATACAAAAAAATTCAAAAATTTTCAGGTGAAAATATAGATAGATTCCAAAGCGGTAAATTAATAACTATATTAACCAACGATGTAAACAGCATACAAATGGCAATAATGATGATGCTTAGAGTAGTTGTAAGAGCACCTCTTTTATTTATAGGAAGTATAGTAATGGTACTTACAAGTACTTATGAATTATCACCAATACTTTTGGTAGTTATTCCATTAATTCTTGTAGTTACAATGGTTTTGGGAAAAAGAGTAGGAAATTTATTTAAAAAAGTTCAAGAAGCTTTAGATAGAGTAAATACATCTATACAAGAAAATTTATCTGGCATAAGAGTTGTAAAAGCTTTTGTAAGAGAGGATCATGAAATAGAAAAATTTGAAAAAGTAAATGAAAACTTAACTTTAAAAAATATAGATGCAATGCAGCTAATATCTATTTTGATTCCAATAGTGAGTTTAATAATTAACGGAGCTATGATAGCAACGCTATGGATTGGAGCTGTTAATGTAAATAAAGGTACAATTCAAATAGGACAGATTATGGCATTTTTAAATTATCTTCTTCAAATTTTAATGTCTTTAATGATGATAGGTATGATATTTATACACATAACAAGAGCTTTTCCTTCCATGGAAAGAGCTATGGAGATATTAGATACAGAAATAACAATAAAAGATAGTATTGATGCAAAAGAACTTGACAATATAAAAGGAGAAGTAGAATTTAAGGATGTATCTTATAGTTATAATAGAGATGATGATTTAGTTCTTAAGAACATAAATTTTAAGGTGAAGGCTGGAAGTAAGGTAGGCATAATAGGCTCTACTGGCAGTGGTAAATCTACTTTAGTAAAACTTATATCAAGGCTTTATGACGTAAGTGATGGAGAAATATTAATAGATGGAGTGAACATTAAAGATATAAAACTTTCTTCTTTAAGAAAATCTATAGGTATGGTACCACAAAAGGCATTATTGTTTTCTGGAACTATAGAAGAAAATATTAAATATGGTAAAGAAGATGCTACATTAGATGAAATGATAAAGTCAGCAAAAGCAGCTTGTGCTATGGAATTTATAGATAAATTTGAAGGTGGATTTAATTATGAATTAACACAAAAGGCTACAAATCTATCAGGAGGACAAAAACAAAGATTATCTATAACAAGAGCATTAGTAAGGCATCCATCTATATTAATTTTAGATGATTCAACTAGTGCAGTAGATGCTGAGTCTGAAAAAATTATTAAAAAATCTATAGGAGAGCAATTTAGTAAAACTACTACATTTATGATTGCTTCAAAAATATCCTCTATAATTAATTACAATATGATACTTGTATTAGATGATGGTGAATTAGTAGGGTGTGGAACTCATGAACAATTACTAAAAAATTGTGATGTATATAAAGAAATTTACCTTTCTCAAGGTGGAAAGGAGGAACAAAATGTCTAA
- the mscL gene encoding large-conductance mechanosensitive channel protein MscL codes for MFKNMIKEFKKFAVKGNAIDLAVGVVIGGAFSKIVSSLVEDIIMPSVGLLLGKVNFDTLSLTVMSMDGSKIVLNYGKFIQSVVDFLIISFSIFLFVKLINSFKKKEEEKPKVEEPSKEEQLLTEIRDILKKETI; via the coding sequence ATGTTTAAAAATATGATTAAAGAATTTAAAAAATTTGCAGTAAAAGGAAATGCAATAGACTTAGCAGTAGGTGTAGTAATAGGAGGAGCTTTTAGTAAAATAGTAAGTTCTTTAGTAGAGGACATAATAATGCCGTCAGTAGGATTATTACTAGGAAAAGTTAATTTTGATACTTTAAGTTTAACTGTAATGTCTATGGATGGCTCTAAAATAGTATTAAATTATGGAAAATTTATTCAATCAGTGGTTGATTTTTTAATAATATCTTTTTCTATATTTTTATTTGTAAAACTTATAAATTCTTTTAAGAAGAAAGAAGAAGAAAAGCCTAAAGTAGAAGAACCGTCTAAAGAAGAACAATTACTTACAGAAATAAGAGACATTCTAAAAAAAGAAACTATTTAA
- a CDS encoding spore coat protein: MALTSKEQAYIEDNLNAEYLCIRKYEQYASIAADQQLKQMFTDLANKERKHADTLKGMLSGSNITPQNIFESYNSPAGDQSNIQSSLGITDAQLLNDALATEKHVSSTYNTSVLESMDPNIRKQLQHIQKEEQDHAQTLFNAMHSRGWYEV; this comes from the coding sequence ATGGCTCTTACAAGTAAAGAACAGGCATACATTGAAGATAATCTAAATGCTGAATACTTATGTATAAGAAAGTATGAACAGTATGCATCAATTGCAGCTGATCAACAATTAAAACAAATGTTTACGGATCTCGCAAATAAAGAACGTAAACACGCAGATACTCTTAAAGGAATGCTTTCTGGCAGCAATATAACTCCACAAAATATCTTTGAAAGTTATAATAGTCCTGCCGGTGACCAATCTAATATTCAAAGTAGTCTTGGTATTACAGATGCTCAATTGTTAAATGATGCTTTAGCTACTGAAAAACATGTATCAAGCACCTATAATACATCTGTTTTAGAATCTATGGATCCTAATATAAGAAAGCAACTTCAACATATTCAAAAAGAAGAACAAGATCATGCCCAGACCCTCTTTAATGCAATGCATTCACGAGGATGGTATGAAGTATAA
- a CDS encoding GTP pyrophosphokinase, giving the protein MELRMFQFIDKSLEHLEDLQEDLEKVCKEIEIYFEESLEGEDGGFLNVNSRVKSSKSLKEKIIRNNYYKKYKSPEELFKNLSDLIGIRIECRFIEDENNIYEKIKNNFNKKDENGYYYNEINENIKLDLTGEQPQQQRNGFEIFRIDGFYQYDDKRFNFELQIKSLVNIFWGEIEHKVIYKNNNYMLVDDFFKNIMGSIKKNLSMIDNQLLLIYKQVNQLNTIDPTIRKAQLEMMMAKIIYDIFSTKMRNHIGLIVDFRRSCDVIMKYIFRTNNAENLEEYNQTLLKTLSRLNEIGKNEMNFTEKIKFERQICIEDEFCGIIGDVMLNSINKDFQWNIFFKMLFEIELGNNAEDFEDFIAYFKGRFYNNKSFTKLHFLFEESEVESIVNSMMKELANCFVEIDSISFVYEENIESINKIIDNIIKIVVANVNTFEEWENTKDIYLEFFKFKVFSVFDYKVGVENVKEFIERVKNHSGKIHVSEGILKYIDKLELLSEITAKDALHLIKLSNINENALIK; this is encoded by the coding sequence ATGGAACTGAGAATGTTTCAATTTATTGATAAATCCCTTGAACATTTAGAAGATTTACAGGAAGATTTAGAAAAAGTTTGTAAAGAAATAGAGATATACTTTGAGGAATCACTAGAAGGTGAAGATGGAGGATTTTTAAATGTAAATTCTAGAGTTAAATCATCTAAAAGTCTTAAAGAAAAGATAATAAGAAATAATTATTATAAAAAATATAAATCACCAGAAGAATTATTTAAAAATCTTTCAGACCTAATAGGTATAAGAATTGAGTGCAGATTTATTGAAGATGAAAATAATATATATGAAAAAATTAAAAATAATTTTAACAAAAAAGATGAGAATGGATATTATTATAATGAAATAAATGAAAATATAAAATTGGATTTAACAGGAGAACAACCTCAACAACAAAGAAATGGGTTTGAAATATTTAGAATAGATGGTTTTTACCAATATGATGACAAAAGGTTTAATTTTGAACTTCAAATAAAATCCCTAGTTAATATATTTTGGGGTGAAATAGAGCATAAAGTAATATATAAAAATAATAATTATATGTTAGTAGATGACTTCTTTAAAAATATAATGGGATCTATTAAGAAAAATCTATCTATGATAGATAATCAGCTATTACTTATTTATAAACAGGTTAATCAACTTAATACCATAGATCCTACAATTAGAAAAGCACAGTTAGAAATGATGATGGCTAAAATAATTTATGATATTTTTTCTACAAAAATGAGAAATCATATAGGTTTGATTGTAGACTTTAGAAGATCCTGTGATGTTATAATGAAATACATATTTAGAACAAATAATGCGGAAAATTTAGAAGAATACAATCAAACTTTGCTAAAAACTCTATCTAGATTAAATGAAATTGGTAAAAATGAAATGAATTTTACGGAAAAAATAAAATTTGAAAGACAAATTTGTATAGAAGACGAGTTTTGTGGAATCATAGGAGATGTTATGCTAAATTCTATAAATAAGGATTTTCAATGGAATATATTTTTTAAAATGCTTTTTGAAATAGAATTAGGTAATAATGCTGAGGATTTTGAAGATTTTATAGCATATTTTAAAGGAAGATTTTACAATAATAAAAGTTTTACAAAACTTCACTTCTTATTTGAAGAAAGTGAAGTTGAAAGTATAGTAAATTCAATGATGAAAGAACTTGCCAATTGCTTTGTTGAAATAGATTCTATAAGTTTTGTATACGAAGAAAATATAGAAAGTATAAATAAAATAATAGACAATATAATTAAAATAGTAGTTGCTAATGTAAATACTTTTGAAGAATGGGAAAATACTAAGGACATTTACTTGGAATTCTTTAAATTTAAAGTATTTTCTGTTTTCGACTATAAAGTAGGTGTAGAAAATGTAAAAGAATTTATAGAGAGAGTAAAAAATCATTCAGGAAAGATACATGTAAGTGAAGGAATACTAAAATACATAGACAAGCTAGAATTATTGTCAGAAATAACAGCAAAGGATGCATTACATCTAATAAAATTAAGTAATATAAATGAAAATGCTTTAATAAAATAA
- a CDS encoding MarR family winged helix-turn-helix transcriptional regulator has product MDIENSLIINHLKVCGLTFKRLEEELNKIGLYRGQPALLFILCKNEGLTQKELCNKLCTAPATITKMVKRLEAAGFVEKKDDEKDLRISRIYLTNKAYEMIDTIKIAYKDFEESCFEGLSKKEKDIFSNILGKIYNNLKGKEMR; this is encoded by the coding sequence ATGGATATAGAAAATAGTCTAATTATAAATCATTTAAAGGTTTGTGGATTAACTTTTAAAAGATTAGAAGAAGAGCTAAATAAAATAGGACTTTATAGAGGGCAACCTGCTTTGCTTTTTATTCTTTGTAAAAATGAGGGGCTTACTCAAAAGGAATTATGTAATAAGCTATGTACAGCGCCAGCAACTATAACTAAAATGGTAAAAAGACTTGAAGCAGCAGGTTTTGTAGAAAAAAAGGATGACGAAAAAGACCTAAGAATAAGTAGAATATATTTAACTAATAAAGCTTATGAAATGATAGATACTATAAAAATAGCTTATAAAGACTTTGAAGAAAGTTGTTTTGAAGGTCTTTCTAAAAAAGAAAAGGATATTTTTAGCAATATATTGGGAAAAATATATAATAATTTAAAAGGAAAGGAAATGAGGTAA
- a CDS encoding DUF4363 family protein, whose translation MKSDRMKKFLAVGIPTATLIIFILVMLSGNYFKKPMGKDDDIVGFIEIVIEDVNKENWVEADKNREKLEKAWDKVVKRIQFSSERAEMNELEASLARLKGAIMAKDKGLALVELNAAYEHWKSLGR comes from the coding sequence ATGAAAAGTGATAGAATGAAAAAATTTTTAGCTGTAGGTATTCCTACTGCTACATTAATTATTTTTATATTAGTTATGCTTAGTGGCAATTATTTCAAAAAACCTATGGGCAAGGATGATGATATAGTAGGTTTTATAGAAATAGTTATAGAAGATGTTAATAAAGAAAATTGGGTAGAAGCTGATAAAAATAGAGAAAAGCTAGAGAAAGCTTGGGATAAAGTTGTAAAAAGAATACAATTTAGTTCAGAAAGAGCTGAAATGAACGAACTGGAGGCAAGTTTAGCTCGTCTTAAAGGAGCTATTATGGCTAAAGATAAGGGATTAGCCCTAGTAGAATTAAATGCAGCCTATGAACATTGGAAAAGTCTAGGGAGGTAA
- a CDS encoding M20/M25/M40 family metallo-hydrolase, with protein sequence MIKEERLLDKFLEYVQIDSESLNEKEMMETLIRDMKELGMEVSTDNTGEKVGSNGTSVYGYLKGDLDIEPILFSCHMDTVTPGIGVKPVIKDGVIYSSGDTILGGDDKSGIVSVLEAIKTIKENNISHGPIEVVFTICEEIGLKGSKNADYSKIKSKKAFILDSGGDVGKVIIKAPAQDKINVKVNGKAAHAGVAPEEGISAIQVAAEAISNMKLLRIDEETTANVGIIEGGKATNIVCPEVEIKAEARSINKDKLKKQTEHMVECFNKAAGKFGVTVDIDVTHSYDPVNLDVEDETVQIVKKACEEIGVNFQPAASGGGSDANVFNGNGIKAVNLATGMAKVHTTEEYITIENLNNTAKLVYQIMLRK encoded by the coding sequence ATGATAAAAGAAGAAAGATTGTTAGATAAATTCTTGGAGTATGTTCAAATAGACAGTGAAAGTCTAAATGAAAAAGAAATGATGGAAACTCTTATAAGAGATATGAAAGAATTAGGTATGGAAGTTTCTACAGATAACACCGGAGAAAAAGTAGGTTCTAATGGAACTAGTGTTTATGGATATTTAAAAGGTGATTTAGATATAGAACCAATATTATTTAGTTGTCACATGGATACTGTAACTCCAGGTATAGGTGTAAAGCCAGTTATTAAAGATGGAGTTATCTATAGCAGTGGCGATACAATATTAGGTGGAGATGATAAGTCAGGAATAGTTTCTGTACTTGAAGCTATAAAAACAATTAAAGAAAACAACATATCTCATGGTCCTATAGAAGTAGTATTTACTATTTGTGAAGAAATTGGTTTAAAAGGATCTAAGAATGCAGATTATTCAAAAATAAAATCTAAAAAAGCATTTATATTAGATAGTGGTGGAGATGTTGGTAAGGTAATAATAAAAGCTCCAGCACAAGATAAAATAAATGTAAAAGTAAATGGAAAAGCAGCTCATGCGGGGGTAGCACCAGAAGAAGGAATAAGTGCAATACAAGTAGCAGCAGAAGCTATTAGCAATATGAAACTTCTTAGAATAGATGAAGAAACTACAGCAAATGTAGGTATTATTGAAGGTGGTAAAGCAACTAATATAGTTTGTCCAGAAGTAGAAATAAAAGCAGAAGCTAGAAGCATAAATAAAGATAAATTGAAGAAACAAACAGAACATATGGTAGAATGTTTCAATAAAGCAGCAGGAAAATTTGGAGTAACTGTTGATATAGATGTAACTCATAGTTATGATCCTGTTAATTTAGATGTAGAAGATGAAACAGTTCAAATAGTTAAGAAAGCTTGTGAAGAAATAGGAGTAAACTTTCAACCAGCAGCCTCTGGTGGTGGAAGTGATGCCAATGTATTTAACGGAAATGGCATAAAAGCAGTAAATCTAGCTACAGGCATGGCAAAGGTTCATACTACAGAAGAATATATAACTATAGAAAATTTAAACAATACTGCAAAACTAGTATATCAAATTATGTTAAGAAAATAA
- a CDS encoding THUMP domain-containing class I SAM-dependent RNA methyltransferase: MEYTLIATATFGLEKVVADELRELGYDDLTIENGKVTFQGSEMDIVTCNMWLRTADRVLIKMAEFKAESFEELFQGTLKVEWGDIIPETGFMHVVGKSVKSKLFSVPDCQSITKKAVVESMKRKYNKEVFPENGATYKIEVAILKDIVTLTLDTTGPGLHKRGYREFAGEAPLKETLAAALVLLSKWEPSRILADPFCGSGTIAIEAAMIGKNIAPGINRSFVSEGWDIIPKKLWEDMRKYARNSINDKEFRILASDINGRVLKTARDNAEKAGVADYIAFQRMDMKEFRNKKRYGFIITNPPYGERMGNAKEIENLYKDMGEVFQQLKDWSYFVITSYEDFEKCFGEKSDKNRKLYNGRIKCYYYQYFGAEPEKNPWEK, from the coding sequence ATGGAGTATACATTAATTGCAACTGCTACTTTTGGATTAGAAAAAGTAGTAGCTGATGAGCTAAGAGAATTAGGTTATGATGATTTAACTATAGAAAACGGAAAAGTAACCTTTCAGGGAAGTGAAATGGATATAGTCACTTGCAATATGTGGCTTAGAACAGCAGATAGAGTACTTATAAAAATGGCAGAATTTAAAGCAGAAAGTTTTGAAGAATTATTTCAAGGAACATTAAAAGTAGAATGGGGAGATATTATTCCAGAAACAGGCTTTATGCATGTGGTAGGAAAGTCTGTAAAATCAAAGCTTTTTAGTGTTCCAGATTGTCAATCAATAACCAAAAAAGCAGTAGTTGAAAGCATGAAAAGGAAATATAATAAGGAAGTATTTCCAGAGAATGGAGCTACCTATAAAATAGAAGTGGCTATTTTAAAGGACATAGTAACTTTAACTTTAGATACTACAGGACCTGGATTACATAAAAGAGGGTATAGAGAATTTGCAGGAGAAGCTCCATTAAAGGAAACCTTAGCAGCAGCGTTAGTGCTTTTAAGCAAATGGGAACCTTCTAGAATATTAGCAGATCCATTCTGTGGATCAGGAACTATAGCTATAGAAGCGGCTATGATAGGAAAAAACATAGCACCAGGTATTAATAGAAGTTTTGTATCAGAAGGTTGGGATATAATACCTAAAAAGCTGTGGGAAGACATGAGAAAATATGCTAGGAATTCAATTAATGATAAGGAATTTAGAATATTAGCGTCAGATATAAATGGAAGAGTATTAAAAACAGCTAGAGATAATGCTGAAAAAGCTGGTGTTGCAGATTATATAGCCTTTCAAAGAATGGACATGAAGGAATTTAGAAATAAAAAAAGATATGGATTTATAATAACAAATCCACCTTATGGTGAGAGAATGGGAAATGCCAAAGAAATAGAAAATTTATACAAAGATATGGGAGAAGTATTTCAACAATTAAAAGACTGGTCCTACTTTGTAATTACTTCTTATGAAGATTTTGAAAAATGTTTTGGTGAAAAATCAGACAAGAATAGAAAATTGTATAATGGAAGAATAAAATGTTATTATTATCAATATTTTGGTGCAGAACCTGAAAAAAATCCTTGGGAAAAATAA
- a CDS encoding mechanosensitive ion channel family protein, with amino-acid sequence MEDILSKLTSVFKSISLKFKYVGTVPKFIVSIMLLIVFYLIYRFIYKSIEKANLSSERTIKLKKQVSFINKVLFLVFLIPIWVYESKDILTFLGLFSAGMAFAFKDLVSNFLGWVIINSHKPFKVGDRIKIDDNIGDVVEIDWFYTTIIEVTKTNKIYGQSTGRFVYIPNIKLITTEVINETGDFPFTWNEIEINITLKSNWEKTKEIMNKVADSILGDIEGDVKESLNIASKKHPIYYQNLSHTIYTSIAEGKITLTLRFMCKIRNSRNTEHKIIEEILKQIGKEKDIELV; translated from the coding sequence ATGGAAGATATTTTATCAAAGTTGACCTCAGTGTTTAAGTCTATAAGTTTAAAATTTAAATATGTAGGAACAGTTCCTAAATTTATAGTATCAATTATGCTTTTGATTGTATTTTATCTAATCTATAGATTTATATATAAATCTATAGAAAAAGCTAACTTAAGTTCTGAAAGAACTATAAAATTAAAAAAACAAGTATCCTTTATCAATAAAGTTCTTTTTCTAGTTTTTCTAATCCCTATTTGGGTTTATGAATCTAAAGATATATTAACTTTTTTAGGATTATTTTCAGCAGGTATGGCTTTTGCTTTTAAAGATTTAGTATCAAACTTTTTAGGATGGGTTATAATTAACTCACACAAACCCTTTAAAGTTGGAGATAGAATAAAAATAGATGATAATATTGGTGACGTAGTAGAAATAGATTGGTTTTACACTACTATAATAGAAGTAACTAAAACTAACAAAATATATGGACAAAGTACTGGAAGATTTGTTTATATACCTAATATAAAACTTATTACCACAGAGGTAATAAATGAAACTGGAGATTTCCCATTTACTTGGAATGAAATAGAGATAAATATAACTCTTAAAAGTAATTGGGAAAAGACTAAAGAAATAATGAATAAAGTGGCAGATTCTATTTTGGGAGATATAGAAGGAGATGTGAAGGAATCACTGAATATAGCTTCTAAAAAACATCCTATATATTATCAAAATTTATCCCATACCATATACACTTCTATAGCAGAAGGAAAAATCACTTTAACTTTAAGATTTATGTGTAAAATTAGAAATTCTAGAAATACAGAACATAAGATAATAGAAGAAATCTTAAAACAAATAGGAAAAGAAAAGGACATAGAATTGGTTTAA
- a CDS encoding ABC transporter ATP-binding protein, giving the protein MSKRKNAFRPVKKAKNTKGTVKRIWEYLKKENKKALWTVMLLVLITSVLGVLGPYFIGVAIDDYISVKDVPGAIKIILILAIIYVLTAIFTWLQTYIMVIVSQRTIKDIRAELFSKLQKLSLKFFDNNAHGDIMSRATNDIDNLNNALTQSVIQILSSILTIIGVTVAMFLLNPIMALATFIIIPIMFFITKYLGRLTKKSFIERQESLGDLNGLIEETIGGQDIITLFSREEYVFNKFEEKNNKLRTTTTTAEILSGAMRPLMNFINNLGFALVVAVGGVLTLKGMATVGIIASFVNYSRQFSRPLNQLASLYNTIQSAIAGGERVFEIIDEVPDIQDKDSAVKIETLKGEVDFTNVNFSYKEYTPVLKNINFQCNPGETIALVGPTGSGKTTIINLLTRFYDINDGNIKIDNLDIKEYSIKSLRRRVGVVLQDNYLFSGTIKDNIRYGRLDATDEEIIEAAKLANAHSFIKHLPKKYDTIVTSQGENLSHGQRQLLSIARVILSNPDILILDEATSNIDTRTELQIQKGLKNLMKGRTSFVIAHRLKTIEEADKILVIKNGEIIERGNHETLMEDEGFYHNLYVSQFKI; this is encoded by the coding sequence ATGTCTAAAAGAAAAAATGCCTTTCGACCTGTTAAAAAGGCAAAAAATACTAAAGGTACAGTAAAAAGAATTTGGGAATATTTAAAAAAAGAAAACAAAAAGGCTCTGTGGACAGTTATGTTATTAGTTCTAATAACATCTGTACTAGGGGTTCTAGGACCTTATTTTATAGGAGTAGCTATTGATGATTATATTTCGGTTAAAGATGTACCAGGAGCTATAAAGATAATATTAATATTAGCTATAATATATGTGTTAACTGCTATATTTACATGGCTTCAAACCTATATAATGGTTATAGTATCCCAAAGAACAATAAAAGATATAAGGGCAGAATTATTTTCAAAGCTGCAAAAATTATCTTTAAAATTCTTCGACAACAATGCCCATGGGGACATTATGAGTAGAGCTACTAATGATATTGATAATTTAAATAATGCTCTAACTCAAAGTGTTATACAAATACTTTCAAGTATATTAACAATAATAGGAGTTACAGTGGCCATGTTTCTTTTAAATCCAATTATGGCTTTAGCCACATTCATAATAATCCCTATTATGTTTTTTATAACTAAATACTTAGGAAGATTAACAAAAAAATCTTTTATAGAAAGACAAGAATCTTTAGGAGACTTAAATGGGTTAATAGAAGAAACTATTGGAGGACAGGATATAATAACCCTATTTAGTAGAGAAGAATATGTATTTAATAAATTTGAAGAAAAAAATAATAAGTTAAGAACAACAACTACTACAGCAGAAATATTATCTGGTGCAATGCGTCCACTTATGAATTTTATAAACAATTTAGGTTTTGCATTAGTAGTAGCTGTAGGAGGAGTTTTAACCCTAAAGGGTATGGCAACTGTAGGTATAATTGCAAGCTTTGTAAACTATTCAAGACAATTCTCAAGACCTTTAAATCAACTAGCTAGCTTATATAATACAATACAATCAGCTATAGCTGGAGGAGAAAGAGTTTTTGAAATTATAGATGAAGTACCAGATATACAAGATAAGGATAGTGCAGTTAAAATAGAAACTCTGAAGGGAGAAGTAGATTTTACAAATGTAAACTTTTCATATAAAGAATATACACCAGTATTAAAAAATATAAATTTTCAATGTAATCCAGGGGAAACTATAGCTTTAGTTGGACCAACAGGTTCAGGAAAAACAACTATAATAAATCTATTAACAAGATTTTATGATATAAATGATGGAAATATAAAAATAGACAATTTAGATATAAAGGAATATAGTATAAAATCCCTAAGAAGAAGAGTAGGAGTGGTTCTTCAAGATAACTATTTATTTTCTGGAACAATAAAAGACAATATAAGATATGGAAGGCTAGATGCTACAGATGAAGAAATAATAGAAGCTGCAAAACTTGCCAATGCTCACTCTTTTATAAAGCATTTACCAAAAAAATATGATACTATTGTAACATCTCAAGGTGAAAATTTAAGTCATGGCCAAAGACAGCTTTTATCTATAGCTAGAGTAATACTTTCTAATCCAGATATATTAATTCTTGATGAAGCAACTAGTAATATAGATACTAGAACAGAACTTCAAATACAAAAGGGGTTAAAAAATCTTATGAAAGGTAGAACTAGCTTTGTAATAGCTCATAGACTAAAGACTATAGAAGAAGCAGATAAAATATTAGTTATAAAAAATGGTGAAATTATAGAAAGAGGAAATCATGAAACCCTAATGGAAGATGAAGGATTCTATCATAATTTATATGTTTCACAGTTTAAAATTTAA